ATTGCTAAATTGTTGTAAAAGTTGTTGCAGAATATTCAGCAGATTCGTCCAGTTAGCATTCGCAAACCCATTATTCAGATTTAAGTTTGGCGTATTAACATTATTATTGGGCAACGTGGTGCTGTTGGTATTGCTACCTGTACGGTTGCTATTAATGCTTAAACTATCCATAGTTTAATCTCCGTTGTAGGTTAATTTGGGGGAAATGGATGTTACGTCCGTCCACTTTTCATAAGCGAAGCTGCCATGAAAGACGAGTGCCAAACGGATAAACGCGAGGGGCGCTGAGATAACAGGTGGCAGCCGCTTTGCTACCTTTTATCGTGGAAAATTCGTTAACAAGCCGTTAACTAAGCTTTACTTGCCGCTTAGTAAATCGAGATTAAATACTGTCTATGAATGTGAATATTCGCCTTGCCACGGTTGAGGATTTAACCGCCATTTGTGAATTGGCTGAACAGTCCCTGCGTTTACATTATCAACACGCGCCGCAGGTATTTGCACCCCTACCGGGTATTGAACGTGACCGCGAGTTTTGGTTAAGTTTAATTCAAGCGCAATATGCGTGTTTTTGGGTAGCAGAACAACAACAGCAAGTATTAGGCTTTTGCTTTGCCCGCTTATTGCCTGCCGGTTTAAGCTTTTTGCGCAATCGTTTACTGTGTCATATCAGTACAGTGGTGGTGGATAGCCAAGCGCAACGTCAAGGCATTGGCGCGAGTTTAGTACAAGCGGTGGAGCGCTGGGCAAAGCAACAACGTGCCGCCGAAGTACGTTTAGAAGTATTTGATTTTAATGAGCCTGCCATTGCTTTATATGCTAAACAAGGCTTTCACACGCAATCACATATTATGACCAAACTGATTTAAGTCTTATAAGCTAGCGGCAATTTGTGCGGCTAATTGTGAGACTAGCTGCGCTTGTGCATTAATCAGGGTATCCACCTTTTTATCCGCTAGCGTTATGACTAAATTAAAGTTTTGTGTTCCCAAAATTTTGCCGTCACGCGGTTGCTGCAATTCCCAATGTCCGCTTAACACGGCTTGTTGTCCTAACTGCCCATCGAATTGGTCTACTTGAACAGCAATTTGCGCTTGTGGGCTTTGTTGCACTTCCCAAGGCAACATTTGAATTAAGGTATTTGGCAAGCGAGCTTGTAATTGCCGACTCAAAGCGCGTAAAAATTCATCTTCTAATTGCCCGCCCCACAAATACTTATCCGAAATGTGCAAGCTATGCGCATTAGTACGCATAACCACGCCTTCGCGATCTAATAAACTCGGCAGTTTAATTGGTCCTACGCCTAAGCTATGGTATGCCACAATATGCGGTGTTGCCACAATATGCGGTGTTTGCAGGCTGTAGTAATGGGTGGAGGTATTACTGTTAGAACAAGCCACTAAACTCAGGGCGCTCAGGGTTAATGCCGCTAAATGCTTCATTCTAATGCCTCATTGGGTTTGCCGCGTAATAAGGAATTGGGCTTACGTTCCAAGGTTTCAGATAAGGTTCGCACCGAACGCGCCGCATTGGTGACTTCTTCCATCATTTCATCTAACTGGTATTGTGTGGGCGAATTGCGAGCAGTTAAGCGGTCGATTTGTTCCAGCGAGCCTTGTAATTGTTGCAGCGAGCGATTGAATTCTTGGCTGACTTGATCCACATTACCGGTTACTCGCTCTAGATTTTTGGTAACACCCGGCAGGGTTTGCTGGTCGACTTGTTTAATGACTTTTTGCGCTTCTTTGACGGCTTTTTCTACTTCTTTTAGCATAGAATTCGCGCTATCAATGGTTTTATCCAGTTTGCCACTATTAACAATGCGCTTAACGCCGTCGAGGGTTTCTTGCAAACTGCTCATGACATCCGCTGCCATTGCTGGTAAATCGTCTAACGCCGCGCTAATCGTGGGGAATTCGCTATAACCACCAATTTTGACAATATCGGCGGATTTTGGCGATTTTTCCATTGTTAGCGTAATAACTTTTTGTCCGGTTAATAGACTACTGGTATCCAATTTAGCGCGTAACCCACGGTCTACCAGTTGCCGCATAGCCATATCCGCTGTATTAGGTGTTAACGATTCATCAAATTGCTGCGGTTGAATTGAAACTAACACCGGCACTTTAAGTTGTTGGCTCGTTTTATCTAAGCGAATATCAATATTTTCCACCTGTCCTACTGGTACGCCTTGAAATTCAACCGGATTTCCCACAGCTAAACCGCGTACATTGCCTTGAAAGTGCATGACATAATACAAGCGTTGCGCGTATTGCTTTTCTTGCGTGTTGTCATAATTCTTATATAAGACAAAGGTTTGCTGTGCGGGGCTTGCTGGGCTTTCGTCAAATGCTTTGGGGGTTTCAAAGGCAATTCCGCCGGAAATTAAAGAGGTTAACGACTCCATACGGAAGGTTGCGCCATTTGCACCAAATTTAAATTCAGCACCACTGGCATTCCAAAACCGACTATTGTTACGCACCAATTCATAGTAAGGGTCACGAATAAACACTTCTAATTGTACGCCCGCGTTTTTATCCAACAATTTAAAGTCAATGACTTCGCCGACTTGCAACTGCTTATAAAAAATAGGCGCACCAATATCAATTGAACCTAACGAATCGGCTAGTAAATAAAAGCGCCGTCCGGCTTCGGTGGGCGCAATCACAGGCGGGCGATCTTCACCCATATAATAGGTTTGATCATCGCTATTTGTGCCCGGACTCATGCCAATATACGTACCGGAAAAGAAGGTGCTCAAACCGGAAATACCGGAACGGGTAATGCGGGGGCTAACAATCCAAAACCGCGCATCGCTGCCTAAATGTTTACCCATATCGCGGCTGAGTATGATTTCCGCGTCAACATACTTTAGATCATCGCTGACTCGTAAGGATTTAAGTTTACCCACGGCTACCGCTTTATAACGCACTTCGGTTTTGCCGGGTTCAATCCCTTCAGCATTGGTGAATTGCACCACAATCGTTGGTCCGGTTTTATACCAGTTTTGATATAACAACCATAAGCCAATTAAGAGCGCGATTAAGGGCAATAACCAAATCGGCGACGGCCAACGGCGCTTGCGTACTGCCACGCTGGGTAAGCTTGCAAACGTATCATCTACCATGAACTGACCTAGCTGTGTGGGAACTATCCCAAATTAAATGGCTATCTAAGGCGCGAGCTGCAAACATGGTTAATACAACTACCGCCGCAAAGGAGAATGTGCCCACATTAGCCTCCACTCGGGCGACATTGCCAAATTGGACTAATCCCACCAAGATCGCAATGACAAAAATATCCACCATCGACCAGCGCCCAATATATTCCGTTACTTTGTACAACCACATACGGTCGCGTGGACGCCAACTGGATTTGCGGTGGATTGTAAATAATAGAAAACTTAAAGTAATCAGTTTTAGCAATGGCACCACAATACTGGCAATGAAAACAATTAAAGCCAGCGGCCATTGCCCATTCGCAATTAAACGAAACACCCCACTTAGAATCGTATCCGGTTGCCCATCATGTAGAAAGTAAAAGCTCATAACCGGCATTAAATTCGCTGGAATATATAAAATTGCGGCCGCAATCACCAACGCAAAGGCAATTTCAACACTACGCGCCGCATCTTTCGGTTTAATGTTGGTTTGACAACG
This DNA window, taken from Candidatus Thiocaldithrix dubininis, encodes the following:
- a CDS encoding PqiC family protein; amino-acid sequence: MKHLAALTLSALSLVACSNSNTSTHYYSLQTPHIVATPHIVAYHSLGVGPIKLPSLLDREGVVMRTNAHSLHISDKYLWGGQLEDEFLRALSRQLQARLPNTLIQMLPWEVQQSPQAQIAVQVDQFDGQLGQQAVLSGHWELQQPRDGKILGTQNFNLVITLADKKVDTLINAQAQLVSQLAAQIAASL
- a CDS encoding MlaD family protein, yielding MVDDTFASLPSVAVRKRRWPSPIWLLPLIALLIGLWLLYQNWYKTGPTIVVQFTNAEGIEPGKTEVRYKAVAVGKLKSLRVSDDLKYVDAEIILSRDMGKHLGSDARFWIVSPRITRSGISGLSTFFSGTYIGMSPGTNSDDQTYYMGEDRPPVIAPTEAGRRFYLLADSLGSIDIGAPIFYKQLQVGEVIDFKLLDKNAGVQLEVFIRDPYYELVRNNSRFWNASGAEFKFGANGATFRMESLTSLISGGIAFETPKAFDESPASPAQQTFVLYKNYDNTQEKQYAQRLYYVMHFQGNVRGLAVGNPVEFQGVPVGQVENIDIRLDKTSQQLKVPVLVSIQPQQFDESLTPNTADMAMRQLVDRGLRAKLDTSSLLTGQKVITLTMEKSPKSADIVKIGGYSEFPTISAALDDLPAMAADVMSSLQETLDGVKRIVNSGKLDKTIDSANSMLKEVEKAVKEAQKVIKQVDQQTLPGVTKNLERVTGNVDQVSQEFNRSLQQLQGSLEQIDRLTARNSPTQYQLDEMMEEVTNAARSVRTLSETLERKPNSLLRGKPNEALE
- a CDS encoding GNAT family N-acetyltransferase; the encoded protein is MNVNIRLATVEDLTAICELAEQSLRLHYQHAPQVFAPLPGIERDREFWLSLIQAQYACFWVAEQQQQVLGFCFARLLPAGLSFLRNRLLCHISTVVVDSQAQRQGIGASLVQAVERWAKQQRAAEVRLEVFDFNEPAIALYAKQGFHTQSHIMTKLI